From the Deltaproteobacteria bacterium genome, the window CGCCCGAGACGTAGGACGCGTCGTCGGAGAGCAGGAACGCGACCGCGGCGGCGATCTCCTCGGGCCGGCCGATGCGGCCTGCGGGGATCAGGCGCTCGTACTCGTCGATGATCGCGGGAACGGCTTTGAGCCCCGCGATCAGCGGCGTGTCGATCGGGCCCGGGCAGACCGCGTTCACGCGGATGCCGTCGCGCGCGTGGTCGACCGCGAGCGACCGGGTCAGGTTCACCACCGCGCCCTTGGTCGCGTTGTAGGCGGGGATCGAGTAGTCGGCGAACAGGCCAGAGATCGAGGCGGTGTTCACGATCGCGCCGCCGCCGCCGCGCTTCATCAGCGGGATCGCGGATCGGCAGGCCGAGAAGATCGAGTGCACGTTCAGCTCGAACAGGTCGCGCCACGCGGAGGGCTCGATCTCGGTGGTGGTTCCGAAGGCCGCCGCTCCGGCGTTGTTGAAGAGCAGGTCCAGCCGGCCGAAGCGGCGCTCCGCACCGGCCACGAGCGCCGCGACCTGCGCCGGATCGCGGACGTCGCAGGGCGCGAAGCCGACCCGATCGCTCTCGCCGCCCAGGTCCTTCACCAGCGCCGCGCCCGCGTCGCGGTTGATGTCCGCGAGGATCAGCCGCGCGCCCTCGCCGGCCAGGCGGCGGGCCGTCGCGGCCCCGATCCCGGAGGCCGCTCCGGTGAGAATTCCGACCTTCCCCTGGAATCGAGCGGCCATTTTCGCCTCCTGGATGCCTGTGTTTCGAGATCCGGAACCGTAGTCGAAGCAAAGTTCTCCGGTCAACTGCGAAGTTCTTGGCAATTTGACGCAAGTCGAGGTAATTTGGCCGCTCGAATCTCAAAGTTCGAGAGAGCGCACTGCGACCGCAGGGCCACGGGAGACCAAGTTTGAGCAAGAAGATCCCTACCGGCGGGGAGATGATCGTCCGGTGCCTCGAAAGAGAGGGGGTCGAGTACATCTTTGGCCTCTCCGGCGGAGCGGCCCTACCGATCTTCGACGCTTTGTCCGACTCCAAGATCAAGCTGATCCTGGTTCGCCACGAACAGGGCGGCACGCACATGGCCGACGGGTACGCGCGCGCGACCGGCCGGCCGGGCGTGGTGCTGGTGACCTCGGGCCCGGGCGCGACCAACACCGTCACGGGGGTGCTCACCGCGCAGATGGACTCGGCGCCGCTGATCGTGATCAGCGGGCAGACCATCTCGCCCATGCTCGGCAAGGACGCGTTCCAGGAGGCGGACGTCACCGGCATCACCTACCCGGTGGTGAAGCACTCCTATCTGATCAAGAGCGCCGACGAGATCCCGCGCGTGATCCGCGAGGCGTTCCACATCGCGACCTCCGGCCGGCCCGGACCGGTGCTGATCGACGTGCCCAAGGACATCGGTCAGGGGCCGTGCACCGCAGCGTTCACCGACGCGCTCGATCTGCCGGGCTACACCGTTCCGGGTCGGGGCGATCCCGAGCGCATCGCCGAGGCGGCGCGCTACCTGCGCGAGGCGAAGCGGCCGGTGCTCTACGTCGGCCACGGCGCGGTGATCTCCGACGCCGGCAAGGCGATCACCGCGCTCGCCGAGAAGCTGCGCGCGCCGGTGGTCAACACGCTCCTCGGCAAGGGAGCGGTCGACGAGACCCACCCGCTGAACCTCGGCATGTTCGGCATGCACGGCACCGCCTACGCGAACAAGGCGGTGGTCGACTGCGACCTGATCATGGCGATCGGCGGCCGCTGGGACGACCGCATCACCGGGCGCGTCACGGATTTCTGCCGCCGCGCGGTGAAGATCCACGTCGACATCGACGCGGCGGAGTTCGGCAAGATCATCCGGCCCGACGTGTCGATCCACGGGGACGCGCGGCTGGTGATCGAGGATCTGGTGCCGCAGGTCGAGATGGCCGACACCGCGGAGTGGCTGGCGCAGATCGTGCGCTGGCGCAAGCAATTCCCGCTCAAGTACCCCAAACAGGGGGGATTGCGCGCGCAGCACGTGCTCGACCGGCTGAACGCGGTCACCAAGGGCGACTCGATCCTGACCACCGACGTCGGCCAGCACCAGATGTGGGCGGCGCAGTTCTGCCTGACGCGTAGCAACCGCGCCTGGCTCTCCAGCGGGGGAGCGGGCACGATGGGCTTCGGCTTCCCGGCGGCGATCGGCGCGCAGTTCGCGCAGCCACACAAGAAGGTGTGGGCGATCGTGGGCGACGGCGGCTTCCAGATGACCTGCTCGGAGCTCGCGACCGCCTGCGTGAACAAGCTCCCGGTGAAGTGCCTGATCATCAACAACAACTACCTGGGCATGATCCGGCAGTGGCAGGAGATGTTCTACGACAACCGCCTCTCCGGCGCGGATCTCGAGGGAAACCCGGACTTCGTGAAGCTCGCACAGGCCTACGGCGCCAAAGGCCTGCGGATCCGCCGCCCGGCCGACGTCGACCGCATCCTGCGCGAGGCGCACGCCTGGGACAAGGGGCCGTGCGTGGTCGTCGCCGAGGTGGTGAAGGAGGACAACGTGTTCCCGATGATCCCCGCCGGCGCGTCGCTCTCGGAGATGTTGATCGAGAAGCCCAAGCACCGGCTCGAGAAGCCGTCGGGGAGCACCTGAGATGGCCGCTCCCGCGCTCGCGCCGGCGCCGTCCCCGGCGCCGCGACTCCCGCTGCACACGATCTCTCTGTTCGTGAACAACAAGCCCGGCGTGCTGGTGCGCGTGTGCC encodes:
- a CDS encoding SDR family oxidoreductase: MAARFQGKVGILTGAASGIGAATARRLAGEGARLILADINRDAGAALVKDLGGESDRVGFAPCDVRDPAQVAALVAGAERRFGRLDLLFNNAGAAAFGTTTEIEPSAWRDLFELNVHSIFSACRSAIPLMKRGGGGAIVNTASISGLFADYSIPAYNATKGAVVNLTRSLAVDHARDGIRVNAVCPGPIDTPLIAGLKAVPAIIDEYERLIPAGRIGRPEEIAAAVAFLLSDDASYVSGAMLVVDGALTAHTGQPNFRRAIEALQAASAVEPG
- the ilvB gene encoding biosynthetic-type acetolactate synthase large subunit, which produces MIVRCLEREGVEYIFGLSGGAALPIFDALSDSKIKLILVRHEQGGTHMADGYARATGRPGVVLVTSGPGATNTVTGVLTAQMDSAPLIVISGQTISPMLGKDAFQEADVTGITYPVVKHSYLIKSADEIPRVIREAFHIATSGRPGPVLIDVPKDIGQGPCTAAFTDALDLPGYTVPGRGDPERIAEAARYLREAKRPVLYVGHGAVISDAGKAITALAEKLRAPVVNTLLGKGAVDETHPLNLGMFGMHGTAYANKAVVDCDLIMAIGGRWDDRITGRVTDFCRRAVKIHVDIDAAEFGKIIRPDVSIHGDARLVIEDLVPQVEMADTAEWLAQIVRWRKQFPLKYPKQGGLRAQHVLDRLNAVTKGDSILTTDVGQHQMWAAQFCLTRSNRAWLSSGGAGTMGFGFPAAIGAQFAQPHKKVWAIVGDGGFQMTCSELATACVNKLPVKCLIINNNYLGMIRQWQEMFYDNRLSGADLEGNPDFVKLAQAYGAKGLRIRRPADVDRILREAHAWDKGPCVVVAEVVKEDNVFPMIPAGASLSEMLIEKPKHRLEKPSGST